The genomic DNA GCACACGGTGTAGCCGGCCATGTAGCTCAGTGCATCCTCGCGCTTGACGTTGCGCGCGGCTTTGCCGATGACCGCCACCAGCTCGCACTCGTAATGCATGTAGACGACGTTGTCGGGGCGCCAGGTCGCCTGGTTGTGGCCGGTGTAGGTGCCGGGCGATTTGATGAACGCCAGGGGTTCGGTCGGTGGCTTGAACGCCAGTTCGGCGGCGTGATCGGCGTAGTTCAGGCCCAGGGCGAACATGCTGCCGCTGGCCGGTGGCAGCCACTGGACCTGGTCTTCGGCCAGCAGGCGACCGTCGGCCAGGCGCACGGCGTTGTGGGCTTCGACGGTGACGGCGTGCTCCTGGCCTTCAAAACGAATGCGCGCGTGTTTCATGAATCTGCTCCTGTTTGCTCGGCCACGACGGTATTGACCAGGCGGCCCAGGCCGCTGATGTCCACTTCGACACGGTCACCGGGCAGAACATCGACCCGGCCCTCAGGCGTACCGGTGATCAGCACATCGCCGGCATGCAGGGTCATGAACTCGCTGATTTCGGCAATCAACTGGGGAATGTTGCGAACGAAGTTGGCCGTGCTGTTTTGCTGGCGAACCTCGCCGTTGACGTACAGCGTGATCGCCAGGCTGTGGGGGTCGGTCACCTGGGCGGTCGGCACCAGTTCCGGACCGATGGCGCAGAAGCCATCCCGGCACTTGGCCTTGACGGCGGGGCGGTAATAGCTGTCTTCCGGGAGGCTGAATTCATTGACGATGGTGTAGCCGGCCACGTAGTCCAGGGCTTCGGCGGCGTTGACGCGGCTGGCCGATTTGCCCATCACCACGCCAAGGGCCGGTCCTGGTTGCAGCCTTTCGCCGTGACCGGGGTGAACCACGTCGGCGTCGTGCCGGTTGCGGGTATTGGGCGTCTTGATGAACAGAACGGGCTTGAGCGGCGGCTTCTGATAGGGCGGTTGCTCGAACTCGGCGAGGCGCTGTTTCAGCAGCCCCTGGTAGTTCAGCGCGACCCCGAACAGGGTGCCGGTCGCGACGTCATGCAGGGCACGGCTCATGCTTGTCTCCTGGCGATGGCAGAGTGATGAGGGCTCTGCGGTTATTGTTAATGTGTTAACAGTTATAATTAAGATGTTAACTATCGTCAAGCGTGACAGAATGACCGGCACTGGTTGCCTTGCCAGATTCGGTGCAGGATGAGAGCGGCAGGTACCTGAATCAGCATAAAAACGAGCATTGCGTGATGACCGACCGCCAGCCGATTCCGAACATCAACATTGGTCAGGTGTATGACCAGCGCTACAGCGACGCCGAAGTGCATTACGACCGGCTCGCCAACCTGGCGGGTTTTTTCGGCCGCAACATGCCGGTGCACCGCCACGACCGGTTCTTCCAGGTGCACTACGTCAAGAGTGGCACCGTGCGCGTATACCTCGATGACCAGCAGTACGTCGAATCCGGCCCGATGTTCTTCCTCACGCCGCCGACCATTCCCCATGCCTTCGTGACCGAGGCCGACAGCGACGGGCATGTGCTGACGGTGCGCCAGCAATTGGTGTGGCAACTGATCGATGCTGACCCGAGCCTGGCGCCGGCTGGCGTGCAGATGCCGGCCGCCTGCGTGGCCTTGGCGCAACTGGGGCCTGGGCAGGCGGGGGAGGTGCGGCGCCTGGAATTCCTGTTCGAGGAACTGAGCGAGGAGGTGGTGGCGGGGCATCCGGGGCGCAGCGCGGCGCTGGACGGGTTGACGCGACTGATCATGATCAGCTTGCTGCGGTTGTGTTCCAACTCCCTGGAAGCCAGGCCGGCGCGGCATGAAGACCTGAAGATCTTTCACCGCTTCAACGAGCTGATCGAGGCCCACTACCTGCAGCATTGGCCGTTGTCGCGCTACGCCGAAGGCATTGGCGTGACCGAGGCGCGCCTCAATGACGTGTGCCGTCGCATCGCCGACCTGCCTTCCAAGCGCCTGATCATGGAGCGGTTGATGCAGGAGGCCAAGCGACTGCTGTTGTTCACCGGCAGCTCGGCCAATGAAATCTGCTACCAGCTCGGCTTCAAGGACCCGGCGTATTTCAGTCGGTTTTTCCAACGTTACGCCCAGCTCACGCCGGGGGAGTATCGCCAGCGGCAATCGGGGTTGCGCTGAATGGTGGCGGGAGGGATTTCTGTGGGAGCAAAGCTTGCTCGCGAATACTGGCGATGAGGTCTTTCAGAAATCGAGGCGCCTCCATCGCGAGCAAGCTTTGCTCCCACAGAACCCCCTTCCACAGTGACATAGCGCGGCTTTGCTTCTTGCAGCCGCCTGGCGACGACACTAAGCTGCCGACTCGCCCATTCACACAGTTCGAACATGGCCAACCCCAGACCTTCTTTGACCCTGACGCTGTTGCAAGCCCGCGAAGCGGCGATGGCTTTTTTCCGCCCGGCGCTGAACCAGCATGACCTCACGGAGCAGCAGTGGCGAGTGATCCGCATCCTCCATCAGCAAGGTGAGTTGGAAAGCCACCAGCTCGCCCATCAGGCCTGCATTCTCAAGCCGAGCATGACCGGTGTGCTCAGTCGCCTGGAGCGCGATGGCTTGGTGCGTCGGCAGAAGTCCAGCCAGGACCAGCGGCGGGTCTTCGTGGGCCTGACCGAGCGCGGCCAGCAGTGTTTCGTGTCCATGAGCGAGGGTATGGAAGGCAACTATCGGCGGATCGAAGAACAGTTTGGCGAGGAAAAGATGCAGCAACTGCTCGCCTTGCTCAATGAGCTGAAGAACATCAAGCCATGAGCCATGTCTCATGACTCATGTGGCTTGAGTTTTGGGCCAATGAGCTTTGAGCTTTTGTGGCGAGGGAGCTTGCTCCCGCTCGACTGCGAAGCAGTCGCAAAGCCTGCCGACCGATGCCTGAACGAGTGGGAGGGGCGAGGGGCTGCTACGCAGCCCAGCGGGAGCAAGCTCCCTCGCCACAAAGTCGTGTTCACACCGCACTGCGTTCACGCAACTCCTGCAACCGATCGGCCCCACCTTCTGCCACGCGATTCTCGATCAAGCGATCAGAGCCTCCTTCAGCCACACGATTCTGAATCAACCGATCAGACCCGCCTTCCGCCAGTTGATGCGCAGCCTGGGCCGGGGCGTTCTTTGCCGAGGCAGCGTTCGCCAGGCCGACACCGCCAACCAGTGTGAGGGCGATTGCCAAGGACGAGAGTTTCGAGAAGTTGAACATGGTGATTCTCCTTGCGTTTAGTTGAGTAGGCCGGGTGCTGCTGTCCGGTGAGCACAGTTAAACGCGCAGATGTATCGACGATGTGTGCCAGAAGAGGGTGAAATTCATCATTTCGTATCAGTCCGCATTTCATATACAGACCGATACAAACTCAGTCAGCGCGGGCGGGCGGATAGCTTCAAGTGCCTGGTCAGGGCTGGGCGAGGGCTTGCTTCAGTTGGTCCACCAACGCCGGGGTCATGTAGTGCGGCCCGTCGAACAGGTAGAGCGGGTAGCCTGCATAGGCCGCCAGTTGTGGCTTGAGTTCGGCGACGGTAGCGGAGCGGAAACCACCGCCGTATTGGGGGCGGAAAGCTTCGACGATGATCCGCACGCGATCCTTGCCAAGCCGATCACGCAGGGCATCGGCGTAGTTCCGAGCCACCGGGGCGGTGCGGGCGTAGACGCCGACGCCGTCCTGGAAAAACACGCCGATGTCGTTCGGCAGCCATTGCTTGAGCCAGTCTGCGGTGGCGGCTGGGCCGATATTGGCGCCGTCGTAGACGCTGATCCACAGCGGTCGCGGCAGCTTGGCGAGCAAGGCCGGCAGCTCCGTGGCGCGCGACCAACTGGGGTCGACTTCAGCCGGAAAATACCAACCGGTGACATGCAATGGCGTCGGCAACCCGGCGATGCGCTCCGACAGCGCCGCCAGTTGCTCGATATTGTCCCGGGAGCGGTTCTCGCTGAAATAACCGGCCAGCCCAAGGATGACATCCTGGGCCCAGGGCGCCTTGGCGATGCGCGCCCAATCCGGCAGTACCGGTACGCTGGTCAAGCCGGTGCCGGGCACGAAGGCTTGGTCGTCCACCACCGTCCATTGCACCAGCAGCGCGTGCACCCCCAGTTTTTCCCAATGGCCGCTGATACCGACGGTCTGGTTGTCCGGCTGCCAGACGATGCCGACGATGTTCGGTGCCGCAGTGAGCGTGCTCATGTAGTACGTCCCTGTACCTGCGCCGAGGAGCGCGACCACTAACAGCGCCGCGACGGTCTTGCGATGGACGAACGTTGCGAAGCTTTTCAAACAGGTTCCTTCTGGAGGCAGTGTAGTCGCGGCCCGGCAAGGCGAGCCGCTTTTCGTGCCGATGGAGCGACGGTCACACCCACGGGCTCAATAGGAGTAGGTCAGGCGGGCGAACACGCCTTTGGCCTGATCTTCGCCAAATACCCTGGCCCGGTATTGCAGGGAAAAATCCACATAGGAGCGTGGCGCGTTGTAGGCGTCTTCCCGGAACCAATAGCGTACGTTGTTTCCTATCCCGATCCCCCCGGCGTCGCCGGAAGAAAAGCCGCCGCCGGCTTCGCTCTTCATCTTGGAATCGTAGTCGATCGCCGCGACGACATGGGGGAACGCCACCCAGCGCGAGCCGGTCCCGCCGATGGCGTAGCTGCGGCCCACTTGCCATTCGCTGTTGAAGTAATTGCGCGAGGCGTTGAGGTAGTGGCCGACCTCGGCATACAGCTGCGAGGTCCACCAGCTCGGCACATCGACTCGCAGATCGGTACCGATGCTCGAACCGTAGGCCAGTCGCACCAGCCAGTCGCCGTCGACATTGGAAGACCCCAGCGGGAAGGTCCGTTCAAGGGCGGCCATGATGTTGACCGAACTGAAGGGCTTGACCCGCACGCCGAGGGCGCCTTGCAAGGCATCGGCGCCGGTGTCCGAATCGCTGTTCTTGCTCCACAGGGTGTCGGTGATGCGCCCATAGAGTTCGACAAAGCGGCCGTTGCGATAGCCCAGCGGACGCCACGACAGCTCGGTGCTGTTTTGCAGCAGGTCATTGCTGCTACTGGCGCCCGGGGCGGCGCTCAGGCCACTGGAGCTGCTGCCACGATAGCTGGTGGTGCTGGTCAGGCCGAGCCTGCGCGATACATCGCCCACGGTGCGACGGGTATCGAACAGCTGTTGCGCGGACAGGGGCGACTCAGCGGTTTTTTGCCCATCGATGACACGCTTGAAATACGCCACGGCTTCGTCGTCTTCATGGACCCGCATGGCGTTGTAGGCGGCGTCCTGGGCGGGTGCCGGTGCCAGTCGAGCGGTGGCGTCCGCCTTGCGGAACGCGGCATGGGCAGCTTCGTCGTCGCCGGCCCGAACCCCATTGTAAGCAAGCTGCAGATCACTCACCGGAGCCTGATCGCCGGTGTTACCCGGCGAGATGGCGCAGGTCAGACCGTAGGTACTTTCCTGGCAGAGCAGGACGGGGGGTGAGGATTGGGCCTGGGCGGAGCGGATGTCACGGGCTTCCCTTGCCGACAGGCCCGCAAGGCTCTGGGCG from Pseudomonas beijingensis includes the following:
- a CDS encoding fumarylacetoacetate hydrolase family protein, translated to MSRALHDVATGTLFGVALNYQGLLKQRLAEFEQPPYQKPPLKPVLFIKTPNTRNRHDADVVHPGHGERLQPGPALGVVMGKSASRVNAAEALDYVAGYTIVNEFSLPEDSYYRPAVKAKCRDGFCAIGPELVPTAQVTDPHSLAITLYVNGEVRQQNSTANFVRNIPQLIAEISEFMTLHAGDVLITGTPEGRVDVLPGDRVEVDISGLGRLVNTVVAEQTGADS
- the hpaA gene encoding 4-hydroxyphenylacetate catabolism regulatory protein HpaA, with the translated sequence MTDRQPIPNINIGQVYDQRYSDAEVHYDRLANLAGFFGRNMPVHRHDRFFQVHYVKSGTVRVYLDDQQYVESGPMFFLTPPTIPHAFVTEADSDGHVLTVRQQLVWQLIDADPSLAPAGVQMPAACVALAQLGPGQAGEVRRLEFLFEELSEEVVAGHPGRSAALDGLTRLIMISLLRLCSNSLEARPARHEDLKIFHRFNELIEAHYLQHWPLSRYAEGIGVTEARLNDVCRRIADLPSKRLIMERLMQEAKRLLLFTGSSANEICYQLGFKDPAYFSRFFQRYAQLTPGEYRQRQSGLR
- the hpaR gene encoding homoprotocatechuate degradation operon regulator HpaR; amino-acid sequence: MANPRPSLTLTLLQAREAAMAFFRPALNQHDLTEQQWRVIRILHQQGELESHQLAHQACILKPSMTGVLSRLERDGLVRRQKSSQDQRRVFVGLTERGQQCFVSMSEGMEGNYRRIEEQFGEEKMQQLLALLNELKNIKP
- a CDS encoding phage infection protein, whose translation is MFNFSKLSSLAIALTLVGGVGLANAASAKNAPAQAAHQLAEGGSDRLIQNRVAEGGSDRLIENRVAEGGADRLQELRERSAV
- a CDS encoding bacteriophage N4 adsorption protein A, which encodes MNRPFLTFLATGLSLIPAFALAETLPLPLTGPAYTVANEAYSAYERKDYDLAIAKAREALRLRADVKRLNTLIELAERDKKLRDQPRTAASSRAAPASPGFVAASQGFKAYDREQFDLAAQSARKAISQAPRRREYRLLLIDSLQRQQHLEEADRATTEALGVFANDNTLFLRRKAIRRQLAVPLATQGYRALEQDNTTRAVDQARKAVAWAPEIVANQQLLISALLAAKDYPGAEQAASAALAVDDRQAAPWVLRSYARNHQGKSQAAQDDLDHAQSLAGLSAREARDIRSAQAQSSPPVLLCQESTYGLTCAISPGNTGDQAPVSDLQLAYNGVRAGDDEAAHAAFRKADATARLAPAPAQDAAYNAMRVHEDDEAVAYFKRVIDGQKTAESPLSAQQLFDTRRTVGDVSRRLGLTSTTSYRGSSSSGLSAAPGASSSNDLLQNSTELSWRPLGYRNGRFVELYGRITDTLWSKNSDSDTGADALQGALGVRVKPFSSVNIMAALERTFPLGSSNVDGDWLVRLAYGSSIGTDLRVDVPSWWTSQLYAEVGHYLNASRNYFNSEWQVGRSYAIGGTGSRWVAFPHVVAAIDYDSKMKSEAGGGFSSGDAGGIGIGNNVRYWFREDAYNAPRSYVDFSLQYRARVFGEDQAKGVFARLTYSY